Proteins encoded together in one Lathyrus oleraceus cultivar Zhongwan6 chromosome 5, CAAS_Psat_ZW6_1.0, whole genome shotgun sequence window:
- the LOC127084113 gene encoding auxin transporter-like protein 3, with amino-acid sequence MTSEKVETVVAGNYLEMEREEEGSKSTSSKLSKLFWHGGSVYDAWFSCASNQVAQVLLTLPYSFSQLGMLSGILFQIFYGLMGSWTAYIISVLYVEYRTRKEREKVDFRNHVIQWFEVLDGLLGKHWRNLGLFFNCTFLLFGSVIQLIACASNIYYINDHLDKRTWTYIFGACCATTVFIPSFHNYRIWSFLGLVMTTYTAWYMTIASLVHGKAEDVKHSGPTKLVLYFTGATNILYTFGGHAVTVEIMHAMWKPQKFKMIYLIATLYVMTLTLPSAAAVYWAFGDNLLTHSNALSLLPRTGFRDSAVVLMLIHQFITFGFACTPLYFVWEKFVGVHETKSLFKRALVRLPVVVPIWFLAIIFPFFGPINSTVGSLLVSFTVYIIPAMAHMVTFASASARENAVERPPSILGGWVGLYSVNVFVAVWVLVVGFGLGGWASMLNFVHQVKTFGLFAKCYQCPPHKA; translated from the exons atGACTTCTGAGAAAGTTGAAACTGTTGTTGCTGGAAACTACTTAGAAATGGAAAGAGAAGAAGAAGGTTCTAAGTCCACTAGTAGCAAATTATCTAAACTCTTTTGGCATGGTGGTTCTGTCTATGATGCTTGGTTTAGTTGCGCTTCTAATCAG GTTGCACAAGTGCTTTTGACATTGCCTTATTCGTTTTCGCAACTCGGGATGTTATCTGGAATTCTATTTCAGATTTTTTATGGATTAATGGGAAGCTGGACTGCTTACATTATCAGTGTTCTTTATGTTGAATACAGAACTAGAAAAGAAAGAGAGAAAGTTGATTTCAGAAACCATGTTATTCAG TGGTTTGAAGTTCTTGATGGACTTTTAGGCAAACATTGGAGAAATCTTGGACTATTTTTCAACTGCACTTTTCTTTTGTTTGGATCAGTAATTCAGTTAATTGCTTGTGCAAG TAACATATACTACATAAATGACCATTTGGACAAGAGAACTTGGACCTACATATTTGGAGCATGCTGTGCAACAACAGTTTTCATCCCCTCTTTCCACAATTACAGAATTTGGTCATTTTTGGGCCTTGTTATGACCACTTACACTGCATGGTATATGACCATAGCTTCTTTAGTTCATGGAAAG GCGGAGGATGTGAAGCACTCTGGTCCAACCAAATTGGTTCTTTACTTCACTGGAGCTACCAACATTCTATATACTTTTGGTGGACATGCTGTTACAGT GGAAATTATGCATGCAATGTGGAAGCCACAGAAGTTTAAGATGATATATCTAATTGCAACTTTATATGTCATGACATTAACTTTGCCATCAGCAGCTGCAGTATATTGGGCATTTGGAGACAATCTTCTCACTCATTCCAATGCTCTTTCATTACTCCCTAGGACAGGGTTTAGAGATTCCGCTGTCGTTCTCATGCTCATTCATCAG TTTATAACATTTGGATTTGCTTGCACACCTTTATATTTTGTGTGGGAGAAATTTGTTGGAGTGCATGAAACCAAAAGTTTGTTCAAAAGAGCATTGGTTAGGCTTCCTGTGGTAGTTCCAATATGGTTCTTGGCAATAATATTCCCATTCTTTGGTCCCATTAACTCAACTGTTGGATCTCTCTTGGTTAGTTTCACAGTTTACATAATTCCTGCCATGGCACACATGGTCACCTTTGCTTCAGCCTCAGCCAGAGAG AATGCGGTGGAGAGACCACCGTCAATTTTAGGAGGATGGGTAGGATTGTATTCAGTGAATGTGTTTGTGGCTGTATGGGTTTTGGTGGTTGGATTTGGATTAGGAGGATGGGCAAGTATGCTTAATTTTGTACACCAAGTTAAAACATTTGGACTATTTGCTAAGTGCTATCAATGTCCACCTCACAAGGCCTAA